DNA from Fusarium falciforme chromosome 7, complete sequence:
GGCCATCAGTCGTCGTCCCCTCTGCTGTGTTGCGGACCCAAGCCATTGTCCCACCGCGTTGGGATCTGCAAGGGAGAGATTGTGGAGATGGGAATGAAGATTCCAGGCCAACAGAGGCAGAGGGGAGAAGCTTCTATTTGGTTGCCAAGTTCAGTTCGTCACCAAGAAAAAAATGTGGCAAAAACCCCCAAGTTTCATCCCTGATGGCACTTTTGGTGCGCTGCATCGTGTTTCCATGACGTCCACTGCAGAAGAAATTGGCCTCCCACGCCTAAGTCCGTGGCTTGAAGATTAACAAGGAGCCCTGCGGAGTCAAACTGCCGGGGATATCTACCCATTGCCGGCAACCCAGGGCGCGTCTCGATTCCGCTGTGGCACGTAGCATCACCGCACTTAGCATCACTCCCAGTGCCATGGATACAAGGGACCCAGATCCAAAGTCCACAAATGAAATAATGCCTCAAAAAATGacagattttttttttagacgTTGCTTTGTCTACCGAGTTGTGGCTGCATCTGGTGCTGTAAGCCGTGTCTGGGGCCTTGAGTGTTCCCCTGTCATTTATGCAGCTAGTGGTGTGTAGAGCCAACAGACGGTTGCAGCACTGCCGTCAAGTTGAGAGATTTAATCGAGATGCCTCCCAGGTCCATGGACCGGGCAATAGCCTCTTTCGGGCAGGTGCATGAGTGAGTCCAGGGCCAGGAGCTCGTATGCAAAAACCTAATTCTCTATGGAGCTTTGTTCAAGtgatcttcatcctcgctgaGGTCAATCAAAGGGGTGATCTGATTAGCGACCTGTCAAACCCAAGTCCATCCTCCAAATACGCGGCTACTAGAGCAATTGAGGGCTAGACTTGGTCTCTGCTCTGATCCCGCTCGGCAAAGACGGATGGCTTCCTCAGCTCCTCTATTCTGCAGGTTACATTGCTCAGGGGGGTTGGACTGCTGATCCCAGCACCAGCCTCTTGGCGAGCTCCCCGGAATACAGTACATGGGTCAGGGTCCCACGAACCAACCGACTGATTGAATGGTCCGATTCTCCGCAATTATACTGCCGAGGTGATCCAAGCACCGGGCGTCAGCAGTAGATTACCTGGCTTGAACCAATTGTTATAGACACCTTCCGCCCACTCGAAACTCAAaccgccatcctcctccattgGGAGTCCAACCTCACACATCCTCTCACACAATGCTGCCCCGGATTGTCTCTTCCCTGCTCCTCTTGGCCAGCGGCTGCAGCGCTACGGCGTCCTCCTACAAGGCCAGCTGCAAGTGCTTCCCCGGAGACTCGTGCTGGCCGTCTCAGAGGGAATGGGCCCGCCTCAACAGCACTGTTGGAGGGCGGCTCATTGCAACGGTTCCACTGGGAACTCCTTGCCACGACCCGCGCTACAACGCTGAAGAGTGTGCACACCTGCAGGATGAATGGCTCTATTCGTCGATCCAGTAAGTTGTCTCTTTCCCCCCTGCATGTCCCGTATCCATGTCCCCGGGTTAGACGCAGCCACTGATACCAAGCAGTATCGagtcttcatcctcggtgATGGCTCCCATCTTTGCCAATCAGAGCTGTGATCCATTCCAGCCTAGATCTAGGCCTTGTACCTTGGGCAACTATGTCAGATATGCAGTCGACGCCAGATCTCCCAAGGATGTCGCTGCAGCTTTGAAGTTTGCGCAGGATAAGAATGTGCGCTTTGTGATTCGAAACACTGGCCACGACTATCTCGGCCGTTCCACAGGTGCTGGAGCCCTCGCTGTCTGGACCCATAACCTCAAGGGCACCAAGGTCTTGAACTGGAAGGACAAGCATTACACCGGCAAGGCCCTCAAGGTTGGGGCTGGTATTCAGGGTCACGAGGCACTTGCTGCCGCCAATGCTGCCGGCTTGGTCGTTGTCACTGGAGAGTGCCCTTCTGTTGGACTCGCCGGAGGCTATGTTCAAGGAGGCGGCCATTCGGCATTAAGCACCATTTTTGGTCTTGCAGCTGACAATACCCTCGAGTTCGAAGTTGTGACTGCTCAGGGTAAGCTGATCAAGGCTTCCAGAAAGGAGAACAGCGACTTGTACTGGGCTTTGAGTGGCGGCGGTGGAGGCAACTATGGCGTTGTCGTGTCCCTGACTGTTCAAGCTCaccccgaggccaaggtcagTGGCGCCAAGTTCCTCGTCACTCCTCCCAAGGACAAGCCGGATCAGATCTACGACATCATTGACGCTTTCCATGCTGCTCTGCCTGATATCGTCGACTCTGGTGTCATGATCATCTACTTCTTCTCTGACTCTTTCCTGCAGGTGCCAGCCATGACCGCCTACAAGAAGTCGGAGGCTGAGGCCAGGAGGATTCTCAAGCCGCTCGCCAAGTCTTTGGCTGCCCTGGGCGTTACGTTTGAGCCCACTTTTACGGAGTTCTCCAGCTACTATGAGCATTACGACCACTACTGGGGTCCCCTCCCTGCTGGCAACATTCAAGTCGGCACACAGCTGTTTGGTGGACGTCTGTTGCCCCGTTCCAAACTCCCTGACTTCTCTCCTACTGCACGTCAGCTTGCTGAGATGggcgtcatcttcatcggaGTCGGACTCAACGTCTCCAAGTTTGGAGGCAAGAACGTCAACGCAGTGCTGCCCCAGTGGCGAGACTCTATTGTTCAGGTCTCTCTCACTCTCCCCTGGGACTTCAACGCTCCTTGGGAGGACATGCTTGAGACGCAGCATAAGATCACTTATGAGGTCCAGCCTGTGATCGAGGCTGCTACACCGGGGGCGGGAGCGTATATGAACGAAGCCGATTTCCAGCAGCAGAATTGGCAGGAAACCTTCTTCGGTGCTAACTACAACAAGCTGCTGAAGATCAAGAACAAGTACGACCCTAAGGGTCTGCTGTATGCCACAGCTGCCGTTGGCAGTGAGGCGTGGGAGGTCGCTGACAACGGCCGGATGTGTAAGGCGAGACGGTGACTCGCCGAGTGGGCAGATGACCTTTGAAGATGGACACGATGGATGATCAATACGTAATTAGCAACTAAATGCCATGTCTATCTTCGAGAGACTTCTCACGTCATCCCTTACCCACTTTGATGCATGCCCTGATCTTGGTCCACTCTTGATGGCACCCACGCACGGAAGCAATACGGGAAGCCTGGGGTACGATGGAGTCTTTCTGACGCTCCATAGACGCAGGGGCTCGTATGCCTAACCATTGACGGAAGGGCCTAAGCGACAGGGGCAGAAGTGCATGCCCCAGCAAAGGGGAAAGATGAGAGAAAACAACGGTAATCGATATTCACCATCACGTTTCCCCGCCTTGCCGCCTGACGCGCGGTCTTATCAAGCTAGTTTAGACTCTACGGGCGGAACTTGTCAAAGCCTTCCGCGCATCCCGCTCAACGGCGCGCGCCGGTTACATCGTCGACGCCTCGCCGCGCGAGATAGGACCGCATAAGCGGATCGACGGATAGTTACCGCGTGTGGAGAGAACAGGGCAGGGATACAGTTAAACTTTGCGGCCCTTGCCTTGCAACCCCCACTGCACAGGTTGCTTCCTTCAGGGGGCCCTGCAATGGCATCGTATCAGCACGGAATGGGGGAGTTCGTCCGCTTTAATTCATCTTGTCTCTCGGTACAGTCCGCCTGCAAGGACGGCGATACGGGTCTATATCTCGGTCCGACGCCCTTGGTCCCCATCTCAGCGGCTCTAAAAGACCGGACGAAGTCCTCGATTAGTTGCCGCGTTGATGAAACAGTCGGCTTGAGCGGGAGGCGAGTCAGGGCAGGCCTACCCCAAGATTAGCGGCCGGCAAGAGTCTTTGAAGACGCAATTCTCGTTCGAGTATTTTGCTTTTTCTTACAGCGAGCTTACAAAGCCAAGACGCCAACGTCCTAAGCGTGGAGACTACTGCATAGATAGAGGCACTATTGCATGGGGTTATTTCAAGGCGACAAAGAGGTTGTCAAAGTGTGGTTGAAGACAAACCAGACCTTGTAGGGCAAGGTGCTTCGAGTACATGAAGCCATAATGCCCTCGTTAAGGTGTGGTGTCGTTGTGGCGGGGAGTAACGCGGTGTCAGCAAAATCCCGGAGAATCAAGCCATTGTTAAGGTTCCGATATCACGTAAGATCTGTCTCCGGGGACGACCAGTCGATGCTAGAATGGTCCATAATTATACAGAAACAGGGAAAGGGGAGCTGAGAACAGAGAAATGGGTTTGAATTCGAAGCCTTGATTTGGGCGTTATGGAGTACAGGGTAGGTCGAGGTTTGCACACACCAAGTGTAGCACCATGAACTCCATATGGCTGGCACGCTGGTCTTGAGAGGGGCATAAAGTGGTTGCTGCCTTATTCCAAATCGTTTTTCATCTTAGAAGTAAGCTTTAAGAAAGGGAAAGTCAGGGGAAACTACTGTTTGCAAGCAAGTCCACGTGTGTAACCACGACTAGGAGACGATAGTCGTCCGACAGAAAGACCCATGGGCACTAGTTTAGGGTATCGTGTCTTACTATGAAGCTTCGGGCAGCCatttttaaggttaatatgTCAATAGCTAATGCGTAAAGGTTGTGTCCACAATCCCTAGCGTTCATAAGTCTAGAATACGCCCTTCTGCTATTCTATGCCAACGATAAGTAGAGACGTAGCTTAGTCTTTTACATAATACCTAATTTGCAAAGGCTACAGTTTTATCAGGCCAGCACTTAGCTAATACACAGCTACTACTACAACTCATCTCTCTCAACAGAATCAGCCGTAGCACCTAGCGGCTGCCCATACGCATCATCCGGATCATCCCCAACACAATGATGGCACCAGAAATGATTCCCCGGGTCGTGCGCCTTCTTCACAGCCAGCAACTGCTCGTACGCCTTCTGGCCCCAGTACCTCGCCGTCCAGTTGTGCATCACATACGAACTCTCGGAGAAATAGCTGTTCGGCCCAAGCTTATACACTGTGTCCCTCGACTGCTGCGTCGTCAAAGTTCGCGCATTCCACAGCATGAGCGCCGAGCGGAAGCCCGGCGAGATGGCCGTGTCGTCCGGCTGCGAGCTCCCCAGATTGCCCGTCAGCGACGTGTAGAGGTAGTGGAAGCCGCAGCG
Protein-coding regions in this window:
- a CDS encoding FAD-binding PCMH-type domain-containing protein yields the protein MLPRIVSSLLLLASGCSATASSYKASCKCFPGDSCWPSQREWARLNSTVGGRLIATVPLGTPCHDPRYNAEECAHLQDEWLYSSIHIESSSSVMAPIFANQSCDPFQPRSRPCTLGNYVRYAVDARSPKDVAAALKFAQDKNVRFVIRNTGHDYLGRSTGAGALAVWTHNLKGTKVLNWKDKHYTGKALKVGAGIQGHEALAAANAAGLVVVTGECPSVGLAGGYVQGGGHSALSTIFGLAADNTLEFEVVTAQGKLIKASRKENSDLYWALSGGGGGNYGVVVSLTVQAHPEAKVSGAKFLVTPPKDKPDQIYDIIDAFHAALPDIVDSGVMIIYFFSDSFLQVPAMTAYKKSEAEARRILKPLAKSLAALGVTFEPTFTEFSSYYEHYDHYWGPLPAGNIQVGTQLFGGRLLPRSKLPDFSPTARQLAEMGVIFIGVGLNVSKFGGKNVNAVLPQWRDSIVQVSLTLPWDFNAPWEDMLETQHKITYEVQPVIEAATPGAGAYMNEADFQQQNWQETFFGANYNKLLKIKNKYDPKGLLYATAAVGSEAWEVADNGRMCKARR